The stretch of DNA gaccagtgagcaggagtttcagaaagccacagaggtcttgtgcgttgacggcggtgcttctctgcacacttcacaccgccaactcaagcagtgggtgcgggaagtcaatgcagcggaaccacctgtcgaatcgcgcaaacttctgaaatggtccagcacgcctatcatctttgacattgaggaccaccctaatcgcacaactgcggtcgggtgcttgccgatgttggtttcaccaactatccgcaacctcaaggtcactaagatgttagttgacggcggggccggcttgaacctgatctcctccgctgtactccagaaactccagatccctgacagcgagctcgaagagaccggcacattccaaggaattaacccgggaaggagcaagccgaaggggaaagtcACGCTGTCCGTAACATTTGGCAGCGTGCTGAACtacaggactgagagggtcacttttgacgttgccgatattccattacCTTACAATGgaatacttggccgtccagccgtcgccaagttcatggcagcctctcactacgcatataacatgctgaagatgccaggcccgataagcgtcatctctgtccctggcgacaaaaaatatgctcttatctgtgccgacaagatctaccgggaagcagcagccgcagcagagcgcgagtcacttgccgctgaagctcccggggggaagaagaccaagtccggcaagagttctgatgcccactccggcaagcgcacctcttcggagtgctgcgctgccgtcgaggacgcaccatcgagctccaccggcaagtgtaagaagacgatggcagctccgccagagatgaaaaaggtgtccgccaaggaggatggcactggtggtaccttcaccatcagtgccactctcgaccctaaataggaaagcgcgctcgttgctttcctgcgggcgaatatcgacgtgtttgcatggcaaccgtctgacatccccggtgttcccaggaaagtgattaagcaccaccttgccgtttgtcctcatgcgcggcccgtcaagcagaaagttaggaagcaagcagtggagcgccaagagttcatagcagaagagatcaagaagttggaagcagcaggccttgtcagaggagtgctccatcctacgtggttggccaatcctgtagtcgtgcgcaacgCAAAcaggaaatggagactttgtatcgattttaccgatgttaacaaagcttgtcccaaagacccatttcctttgccgcgcattgaccagattgttgactccacagccggatgtgatttgctttcatttcttgacgcatattcaggatatcatcagatcttcatggcagaagaggatgaggagaagacagcatttattactccatgtggcacgtactgtttcgtacgaatgcctttcggattaaaaaatgttggttcaatatttgcaagagtagtccatgtcgcccttgagccgcaaatacacagaaatgtggaagcctacatggatgatatagtggtcaagagcaaggacagggcaactctgattcaagatttggacgaaacctttgcaaatctgcgcaagatcagcctcaagctcaacccagagaagtgtgtgtttggagttccttccggcaagcttctcgggttcttcgtgtctcagcggggaattgaagccaatcccgacaagatcaaggccattgagcagattgaagcacccaagcgcgtcaaggatgtacaaagacttgccggttgtgtggctgctctcagcaggtttatctctcggtctgctgagcgcgccctgccatttttcaaattattgaaaaaggcaggccCAATGAGATGGActcggaagcggaggctgcgctgcaagacttgaagagatacctgtcctcccctccaatacttgtcgcacctaagccgcaagagaagttgctgttgtatatagcggcaaccaatcaagtggttagtgctgcgttagtagcagagagggaggcagatgacgagcctgcaaccacggcaagcacatccagcgacaagcagggggcttccccgacaagctctggtcccgacaaagatggatctgcgcagatgcgagaggagatacagaagaaggtggtgcagcgcccagtttactttgtcagttcccttttgcaggggctaggtcaaggtactctggtgtgtagaaattgcttttcggcctcctcatggcctcgagaaagctgcgccattacttccaagcacatgagatcacagttgtcactcgctttccgctcaAGAGGATATTACAGAATCCAGacgcgacaggcaggattgttgagtgggcactggaactgtcaagctttggcctcaagtttgagagtacttcaactatccagagcagagcattggcagaatttatagcagaatggacgccaacaccagatgaagaaatgcagaaacaagcatccccgacaaggaagtaagcaaagagtggctgatgtactttgatggtgccttttcgctgcaaggcgccggcactggtgtgctgcttgtcgcacccaccggagagcacctcaagtacgtagtccagatgcactttcccaaggaccaagcaacaaacaatactgcagagtatgaaggattgcttgccggtctcagaatcgcggcagaccttgggatcaagaagctcattgtcaggggtgactcacagcttgtcgtccgccaagtaaacaagagttatcagagtccgttgatggaagcttacgtcgacgaagtgagaaaactagaagagcactttgacggcctacaaatggaacatgttccaagagctcagaacgccattgccgatggcctgtcaaagtgcgccgcacttaagttacctgtggaaccagggatctttgtgctcaagctgactcacccgtccgtaacgccatcaactagacagagcaagaagaggaagttgatttctggtgactatttgccggcagagcttcccgaagccgccgccaagaaggtccctaagatcaacaccaagagcgcagaggagcagtctgctccggcaagccccagggtttgttccattgaagcagaagctcccgataagttttgctccggtaagcttgtcggggaacgtcaagctccagcagagacgcagcttctcgccgtagaagcggatgttcccgcagcagctgagaccaacaccaagagcgctgaggagcaagatgctccggcaagccctagggtttgttccgttgaagcagaagctcccgacaagttttgctccggcaagcttgccggggaacgtcaagctccggcagaccCGCGGGTTCTttccgtagaagcggatgttcccgcagcggcagatttgcctttagtccttgttgtcgagccacaagctccaacatgggcgcagcagattgtccgtttccttcagacaggggaacttcccgaagagcaagaagaagcggaaagagtagcccggcagtcaagtatgtaccagtttgtcgacgagacactgtacagaagaagactcaacggtgtgaaattgaagtgtattcaccgggaagacggacagaagctgttggcagatatacatggaggcatatgtggtcaccacattggcgcaagagcacttgtcggcaaagcattccggcaaggtttcttctggccaacagccctccaggatgcaactgcacaagtaaccaagtgtgaagcgtgccagttccattccaagcagatacaccaaccagctcaagctctccagacgatccctttatcctggccattttcggtctgcgggctcgacatcctcggcccctttccccgagttgtcgggggctttgagtacttgtacgttgcaatcaacaagttcacaaagtggccggaagtggaaccagtgaggaaggtgaccgcacagtcagccgtcaagttcttcaggtcgattctttgccgcttcgggatacctaacaggataatcatcgacaacggtacacaattcacgagccgcaccttcatgcagtacatccaagatcttggcgccaaggtctgcttcgcttctgttgctcacccgagaagcaacggtcaagcggagagggcaaatgctgaagtgctgcgcgggctcaagaccagaactttcgacaggctgcacaagtgcggaagaaactggatcgaggagctgccggtggttcttttgtcgatcaggacgacacaaaattgagccactggccagacacctttcgctctagtctatggagcagaggcagttatccccatggaactcgtatacgggtcacctcgagtgctcgcttatgatgagcttgagcaagagcagctgcgacaagatgacgcgctgctccttgaggaagaccgtcttcaggctgttgtgcgagctgctcgctaccagcaagctttgcgccgctaccatagccgcaaagttaatgccagaagtctcgaggaaggagaccttgttcttcggcgcgtttagtccgccaagaattccaacaagttgacgccgaagtgggaaggcccttaccggatgaaacgagtcactaggcctggcgctgtccgccttgagactgaagatggaattccggtgagcaactcctggaacattgagcatcttcgtaagttttacccgtaaggcgcggttgccggaacctgttccggcaaccaccttttgtacaagtcttgccgctgttgcatgtaatcctttgtacaaagccgggcgcagaacCCAGCATAAATAAAGCTCATGTGCCCCGCGcattttgtcgattttatgctttctattttttggcatatatgatctgacactttgtgcagcacctactccacggtaagcaataacgagccgtaaagctacatatctgtattttctcttctttcttttctctcaaggaaagcaaggttcccctcgcccacaagtttgccgggggggaaagagaagacgatggtatggaccaggcgtcgttcaaagaaagtttcgccttgccgggaagcaaacaacagaaaagctaagttaccaaagtttgagcaatcagattttttaaattttaagttatctcccttgaacgaccgcactttgtatggaaaacctgtgcgcggaggaaccaactcgtagctagttgcgcccctactttgtttcgagtccgctcaacaacttaagttagctgctagcgcccttactttgtttcgagtccgctcaacaacttaagtgagccgctagcgcccttactttgtttcgagtccgctcagcaacttaagtgagctgcaactagttgcgacaaggtttcttgccggtagcggcaccgccagcaggctgctgacgttccgcactcagcgctcgcggctcaggtgcctgcaccggcaagttccctaaaagcgtagggtaaaaaaaacatacaaagggaggaatcgagtaaagggaataacatagcGATCATTGcccagaatagagttatattacaaaaataGCTTGTCGTAGCTCTAATAGACTGTTTTCATAACATGAtaaacagcgacaaggaaagaagaaatgagcggcctaatctacgcgatcgccttcaaccctcttgatcccgctcacctagtccacaatgggtgcgacaagggccttgagctccgccagatcagcttctggcggcaaggtcctgaggatgttggtgaggcggaggcccggattgcggaaggccaccttcatcaacactttctggAGGGCCCCTGCGCAGATCTTGCGTGACTCGTCAGCcagttgcttggggatcctctcccggagtcgctggagggccgtcgctacgcccttgaagaacagaaCGAGCTTGGCACTgggttggaggttgtcgtcggagggatacccgagatcctccatccccagttgcgccagctccttgtcgatgtcccTGGCGGCGttcacaagactctccgtccagtgcgtcacggtctccctgaaggcgttctgggcggcggcagcactctccagcagcgccttgtcggccttgatttcctccttcaaggccgcctcccgcttcttggcgctgtccagagtcttggtcaaagtggttagcttcaactcaagatccacgttggagactttggcggtgctgagctccttgcccttctcggagagatcggcctccagccgcgccaccttcgtcttcaactcctccttggcggcctcggcggcggcggcagcgtcctccgcttgcttgagggctccgccaagttTCTCCTCGCGtgaggcaagctcctcctcgtgggcatcaagattgaccttccgctgcgccagctcgccctcctccgcggctagcttcacagcggcaagtcgctggcgctcttcggcttcggccttctcgaggagaaaggccttctgcgcttcagcgagctgctcccgctcctccgccagggatcgaagggcttcccggtggaaacccccgagctcttccacgcgcttttcaatgtctgctcccgccttcgcgacaagcgcctcgcgggactccagcttggcttgtcgcgcgcggtagagcgacatcaacttccgcagcagccgctcttcttcaggctcgttgctgctgctgcttggcgcgtcgaccagcgtcagccccgcggaggcaagcacttccccgtcgaagatctctccctcgaccggcgccctggagctcgacacccaggggaggttgatgaagatgccttcgccggccttcaggtaggcgcctggctggggctctccggagcctggcgctgcggcagcggcggacgggtcggcggtcggtgtagcgcctggcgctcctgcggcctcagggccgtcagtgcgatcgccgaACCCCTCGCTAGTTGCCGCGGCGTCAGCCTTGGCGCCCTCTGCGCCGGCGGCATCGCCACCACCGGCTGCTTCGTCGGCGacgacctcggtctccatctgctccgcagcggatgggtctgacagccggaaAGGGGAGAAGAATCAAGCaaaaatccaacaaaaagaagatcaagagaagaagaacccaacggaagttttgaagcaagaggagtacctgcactaggttctgcagtcgtggtctccgccgtcggggggccgctggcgctgtccctcgccggagaaccctctcttgccggagacttctcccttaccgggaagccctcccttgccggagaattctcccttgtcgggggattctcccttggctcctggtggggctgctcggctcctacacaagtcaacaagcagatatcagcaaagaaaAGTACCCAAGCGCACCTCGCAGCAGAAAGTAAATCATACACTTACGCTAGGGGCTGCCCTGGAGAAaagtcgccgggtccggcaaggttgtctcgggcgtgCCACCTGCTGTCgtagtgggctcgtcctcgatgacgatcaccgggaccttagctctcttcgccgctctctgggccagagtcctgaaGAGGAACAGGTTCAggggaaaagcaagtgagaaacaagacaaaacagcaagaattgaagaactaagGCCCTACCGTGCGTTACCATTAGCCCATACCTTCGAGGCTGAAAAGAAAGTTGTCCATCGACTTGGCACTTCGCCAGCGCGGCGTCCACTCCATGGTTTAGTCGCCGGGCAGAGCATCCTTCCAGGAGAGGCTCCAGCGGCCGGTCTGATTCCGCCCACAAACATCAGCCACCGCCGCATGCTGCAGCCTCCTATCCATGTCTTCCATCTGCGGGAGCGGCGAACGACGCAGGGTTCGGTGGAGGCCACCAAGGATAGCGGCGGGGGCAGAGGGCAGTGCCGgtagaggcggaggaggaggggaggtGCCACGGACTGGCAACCGTGCCAGAGGGGCGGACCACACGCAGATATCGAGGGAGGCAGCGGGTAATGCCGacagaggcggaggagaaggggAGGTGCCGCGGACCTGCGACCGTGCCAGAGAGGCGGACCACATGGAGAGATCGCTTCCTATTGCCAAGGGAAAAGATTGGTCCTTTATTTAAGGAGAGGGAGGGGAAACGGAAAGGATAGTGGGGGCAGGACGATTGAGCTTTCATCCCTGTTTGCGGATTGACACCATTGGGCTTCGGTGGTGGTAATTTAAGACCGGAAACAAAGCAGCAACATGCAAGTAATTTGTTAAATGTAAAAATAATTGATGATGTGGCAAGTTGCTGAGGTGGATAGGCTGCATGAAATAGGATAGTGGGGAtgaactatttaggtattatagattATAGATGAATAAATGGCATGCATTGGTTTATGCATAGGCCAGCGGTTTAATCTCCTTTCCGGAAAAATAATAAACCGAAATGGAGTAGTATATGGCATGATGTTTTCAGGTTCATGCTCTGATTGGAAGTAGCATTATCAAGAAAATAGGCAAGAAATATTTTCCTTACAAATTTTACATGAGCGAGTCAACTAGTTTCGAGTTTTGAGAAAGCAGCTATAGGGAAACTGATTTTTGGGGAATATGAGAAGTCTGCATGCGGTGTTGCCTCTTTGATTGGAGTTTGTACTTTTGGGAAATAGTCTCTATAGTTTTTTGTCAAATCATGGTAATTATGGAGGTTAACCATGGCATTAATTTAGGGAAGAGTGGGTATACTGTAATACTCAGATTTATGGCTTGGGCATATGAGAAGACTTGACCATGCAGTGAACGCTCCCTTCATAAGAAATGACTTCTGGTCTGCTTGTGCCCTTCCAGTGCCTGGACGCCCCCTTCATAAGTACGCCTGGATTTGCATTCCATAGATACATTCTGCTACAGCGCAGCGGCCTTCACCACCACGGTAAGCTTCTTCTTCCAAGTTGTTATCTTAGTTTGCAATTTAGTAATGTTCTTTCTTCTTCTACACCTGCATATGGAGGAGCAGTACTCCTGTTTTTTGCTTTCTTCTTATTTCTGCTGAACTTCAGAAACTGTTAGGAGTGCAGAAAGCAGTCATGCAAAACAATGACAGAAACTGAGTTTATCAATTTAGATATGCATTTAACCATCAGTTCTTTTTTGTTTTCAAATAGATATCGTTAATCCATTTAGATATGCATTTTACCTCCCTAGTAGGATCACAAATGGAGCCTAGTGATCAATAGATTCAGTTAGAAAATTATTGTATCCATCAGAAAGATCAAAGACAGAGTTTCTTCTGCCAAGTTACTCTCTTCATCTTTCTAGTCATGTCCTTTCGACTTCCTCCCCTACAACTTAGAAGAACATTATTCCTTGATTTTGTATAATGATAGGAATTTCAGAAGCTGATTGTTCTATGGTTGTTAATCATCagtgttttatttctttttatgcATGATGTCAGTGATCTATTTAGATCTGCATTTACCCCCCGTGGAACATAACAAAGGGATCTTAGTGATCAATGGATCCAGTCAGAATATTATTCAATTCATAGGAAAGATCATGCCAGAGTTCTTCTGCCAAGTATTTGTAATTTTATTCTAGTGTTGTTTTGCTTTCTTTTTACATGGTAATCAAAACAGATTTTCAGGGCAGGATTAGTTTTATAGTGTTGACAGCATTTTGTTGCTACTGTTATTTTCAAATAAAGAAATTCTCTGCTTAATCTCAAAAGATTCTAGGGCATAGTTATGAATCTTGAGTGATTTTAGGGTATTACTAGTTAGGCAAACAGAAATTTGAATGTGCCACCTGACATACTATGTGATTCATTCAACAGGACGTATCCAAGATGAGCAACCCTTGCGAATGCTGTGAAAGGAAGATAAGGTTCATCAGAAAAATAAATGGAAATTTTATGCATAGCATGGTAAGCCTTTTCTAACTTTCCTTGTTCAGTGGTTGCCTCATGTTTGTAGAGTTTGTTCGTTGCCTCAAACATTTTTTGCACAATTGCTGCTTGTTACAGGTCATTCCAGAGTGGTTTGTTAGTCAACTTGGGGGCAAAATCTGGAGAACCATCAAACTGCAAGCCCCTGATGGTATCATATATGATGTTGGACTTAGTGAGAATATGAATAGAATTATCCTCAAGTTTGGGTGGGCAGCATTTCTTGATGCCAATGAAATTGAAGAAAACTATTCCTTGATGTTTCGGTACCTCGGAAACTCCCTCTTTGAGGTTACAATATTTGATTCCAATGGGAAGGAGAAAGTCTCACGCAGTCACTATACCGATAATTCGAGCAGTTCTCATCCTGGAGCTACTCAGTCATCAGCAGGGCAAGGTTCAGATTCAGATGGAAGCCAGAAGGAAAGCTTGTACCAGTACAAAAAATCAGCAAAGATGCCCGCAATATATTCTTCTTCTGAGGAATTCTCAGGTTAAGTTGTGTACTCAGATTATTCACTTACTCTCTACCACATGTTCTCTTACTGTCAAAACTTCTTTTAAGAACAGAAGACAATTTTGTGGAGTCGGAGGATCAACAGATGCTTTCAAAATATTGTGTCTTCTCAGGGCGGTGCTATCTTACAGAAGCACAGAAGGCGAAAGTTCTTGCACTTGTAAAGAAAATTCGACCCGAAATCCTGGTGCTTGTTGTAGAGATGAAGAAGAGCAATGTAAAGCAGAGTGGTACTCTGGTACGTAAGTTTtaccattgcactttgtatgaaCTGCTCTTTTTCTGTACCTATGTACAATTTCTTTTCTATTTAGGGAAGTTGGTGGTCTTGCTCTAATGGATATGTTTGCACAAAATGCATCTACTCAGACAGTTGAAACCATGCATACAGACGAAGTACATAAGTATTATTGTTGTCTAAATAAGTATTATTGTTGTCTTATTAGTTGAAACTGTGTGTATTGTACGATTTAGCCTTTCTGACAGTCCAAATGTCTTAACTATTTAGTACTTAGGCTGTGAGATAAAATAGCTCAACATTATCACTATCCCTTTTTTCAATTAGGTAATATGTAAGGATTACGCACGCAAGCACATGCCATGCGAAGGAACAAATATCATACTCCAGCTGCCTCGAAAAGACAAGGGTTGGAAGTGCAGATTCCATATCAGGCCATCTGGAACATCTGACGCTGGTCGCCGCAACCTTTCATTGGGGAACTTTGTCCGTGACAATCATGTTAGAGAAGGCGAGATATGCCTCTTTGAACCAATGACAAATGCTAAGGAGAAAAGATTCACTATGACTGTCCATCTCGTTCACAAAGCGGGCATTTATCATTCCCCTGGTGAAAGAACTGACATTGGCTCAAATCATGGAAGGACGAGCACTAAGATGGCAAGTGCTATGGATGAACCACCTACTGATGGTATGCCAGCTTGACACTAAGATCTTGCCACTGCTAGGATGTGTCACATTTCATTTTGCATTATACTTCTCTGATTCGTGTAACGACTTGTCCAGGTGAAGAGTACTCTTCGGAACATGAAGAGCATGGAGTCTCTGATCATTCTGAGGGAGGTTCTGAACCTCCCTTCATGCTGGCAGACAAAGCTTACCTAACACGAGCACAAGAGAAGAAAGTGTTGGAGAAAGTCGAGGAAATCGAGTCAGAAGTACCCTTGTATGCTGCTATCATGAGCAAGTCCAATGTCTATCGGGGTGGTGGCTGTAACACTCCCACCCTAGTAGTTCATGAAAAACACTTTCTGTCGCTTCCTATCAGTACACTTCAGATCGGAACAAATTTCCAAATATTTTTGCAATTGTGTCATTCTAACATTTGCCCTGTTGTATGTATATAAACAGCACTTTGGCTACCAATACACAGGCAGATATCTTGTTCAGAAGTCTGCTGCTGGCCATCATCGTGGAAAGAGTAGCCTGATCAG from Triticum urartu cultivar G1812 chromosome 3, Tu2.1, whole genome shotgun sequence encodes:
- the LOC125547232 gene encoding B3 domain-containing protein Os03g0619600-like, with translation MTSGLLVPFQCLDAPFISTPGFAFHRYILLQRSGLHHHETDVSKMSNPCECCERKIRFIRKINGNFMHSMVIPEWFVSQLGGKIWRTIKLQAPDGIIYDVGLSENMNRIILKFGWAAFLDANEIEENYSLMFRYLGNSLFEVTIFDSNGKEKVSRSHYTDNSSSSHPGATQSSAGQGSDSDGSQKESLYQYKKSAKMPAIYSSSEEFSEDNFVESEDQQMLSKYCVFSGRCYLTEAQKAKVLALVKKIRPEILVLVVEMKKSNVKQSGTLVICKDYARKHMPCEGTNIILQLPRKDKGWKCRFHIRPSGTSDAGRRNLSLGNFVRDNHVREGEICLFEPMTNAKEKRFTMTVHLVHKAGIYHSPGERTDIGSNHGRTSTKMASAMDEPPTDGEEYSSEHEEHGVSDHSEGGSEPPFMLADKAYLTRAQEKKVLEKVEEIESEVPLYAAIMSKSNVYRGGGCNTPTLHFGYQYTGRYLVQKSAAGHHRGKSSLISLMLHREGRSGSWPTKMQHSMQHTTHAMRVLKGWTFFARDNRLREGDLCLFKLIKNKEPLTMVIHIIRREEC